Part of the Diprion similis isolate iyDipSimi1 chromosome 4, iyDipSimi1.1, whole genome shotgun sequence genome is shown below.
TGAGCTGCATTCCCAGTCGACTGATCGTTATTTGCCTTAACCCGGGACTTAAGACCCCTCGTTAATGTTACTCTGGACGAGCGACGAAAAGGAAACAACGCGTCGTTCGATAATCCCTTCCGCTATCCGAGAACGTTAACCAAAAGCCTTCTCCTCCAGTTTTAACATCAAAATTCCGTTCTGATATCCGTCACATCTTTTCCGGCTGCAGAGGAGACTCGACTCTCGCAGATGGGCGCGaaagatgaaatttaaaaatttgcggAAATGCCGGCCGGCGCTGTGGGAGATCGTTTTTTAAAGGTGGCAACGTGCAGGGGTTCGAAAACAAtggaaataaacgaaaataaaaagcaaacgGTGCCTTCGGGATGAATGAATTTCAACCGAGGAACGCataatgatgacgatgataagGGATTGCGAGTATTCCGAGCTTGGGTAACGATTTTCAAAGTCAATTTTATACCCCGTTAGACGATTCGTTGAgcgtgaaaaaaacatttttcctcCCTTTGTTACTCCGTATTGTAGATTATACGCAGCTCCTGCACACCTCTTGTTGCGAGGCTTTCATCTGCTTGCAATTTATTGTGGCAATACAACGACGACACGCTTCCTGTGAGAATACAGGTAAGTATCAGTGTGTAAACGTATATTTCCTCTCTGCAGGTTTGTCGAACAAATTATACCCAGTGTTCTACCCAAACATTTCTCCCTGCGTGACATTGTACAAAAATCTTCTCCGACCAGCGGCCTTTTTTATCGCGAGCGTTATTATTACTCACGCAATGTGAACTCACGAATTTCTCGCCAATTTTAAATGACGCAGGCATGATAATGAGTTGCTTCGGATTTGCCTCTCTGTCGGGAAATACGTCGGTCGAATAAAAGGGGCGaagacaattttcattccgatTTCATTTCGGTGAATGATTTCATTGTCTCCGGTACCTTTGCCATCACAAGAAACGATATTGTAATCGTCAGTTTTCGCATTTCACGATCACAAATTGTGAGTTCCAGTTTCTGAGAATTGGTCAAAGGTCGGTGGGAACTGAAACTAGCGAAATGCAGACCAAGAGACGTGATTAGGGCTGATTTTTATCGCACTTCCATCTACCAAGTGCTCTGTGAAAGTGGACGCGATGAATTGCGAGAAATCCATTACCAAGATTGCATCAAAAAGCAGTTCCCTGGATATTGTTGACGGCGATTGGTGATCGCTGGTCGACCCATCGCCTTCGGCACTTACCCTGACAAAAGGACGACCCTCCGCCACCCTTTTCGGCTGAATGTTCCTTGGTAATCGCTACTTTGAGTGCATATCTGTAACGTATTTCGTACGGAGATATCTGCGACAATCGAATGGATGTGATTGTAACTCGACCTACTTTTTACTCTCGCTTCTTTCATTTCTCAATTGGAATTAATGAATTGGATGAATTATCTAGACAAGCGAATGGAGTCGATCCTTGAAGCTCTATAGCGACGAACATATTGTTTTCAGCAAAATTAAAGCAATGAGTTGGTGTAATAGATTTTAAAGAAGTTGGGAGAAGGTtataaagtaaaagaaaatatcggATGATTTTGTGCGAAGATTGttaagaaaaaatcttttattaaAACAATTGTAGCAGTAGAGATGGGTGATGGAGGCTGCACTCTTGGGCCCGTTATCTGGAATTCTACTTATTCTAActtattctatttatttaaaaatattttggggAGAGGATTGCCGTTCTGGATTCATTTTCTCACCGCCGTAAAGGTGCGTGTATCAGCCAATGCACCAGAaataaacgtttttttttgggaCTTATCGATCGATTCCGACTTGACGACCGAGTTTTTATTGATAATCACTCCACTCGCTTTCACTTTCGCTAATCTTTCCAGCCGTGGTCAATTTAACAGCGTTTCTGTTAACTTCGTCTGCAACAACCTCAGGCGTGGATCTGTCGAAAACATGCCAAATTAGAAAtctaattgataaaaaaaataaactctgTAGATCAAGTTTTTGAGCAGACATGATTTGACGCTGCATGGTGACGAAAACACACGACTATTACACCAAAAATTTGCTGTTGCGTAAGTAAGTAATTtgcaaagtgtaaaaaaacaacattaaaaatttgaacagtgaagaataaaaaggttgcaaattaaaaattttattacgatacaggaaaaaaatatcactaaTCCAACGTATTAAGATCAGTAACTTCCAATACTTCGGTAAGCATACCCACAACCAGCGGAACGATCGATAAATAaagattttgtgaaaatattccaatttgctatttaaatatttagcaaaaagaataaaactatgaatttttcaacctgCAAATAAAAACGCGTTACGGAATTTGGTTTCATTTCACTCCGGATTAGttgattgaattaattattattgtaagtatcacaaattttttagtaGAACCTCATTACCGTTGTTTGAGTATAAATAACCTTTTCAAACTTTAGCAAcatctgtataaattttctaaataacCCGAAGATTCCAATTACGTGTAATGGCACGAAAATCGTCTGTTACTTACTTGTAATCATCGCGTTTGATGGCCGTAAAGTCAGGTTCATTTTGGGTAGATTCCAAGATCGGTTGGCTCGAATCTTGTATAACCAGTGGAACGTGTGGCTGGACTTGAAACTGAATTTCATCGCTATTTTCCTCGTTCCAATTTGATACAATCCGCGGAAAGCCAAGTGCTGAGGCGATCAAACAGGCTTGACCAAGAAGAATCAACGTTAATAGCGACGTCATTTTGACTCCGTAAAAAATGTAGCGAAAAATTGCAGTGACGACGAAAAGCGGAGTGTGCGAGTATTTATACTCCAATGCATATTGATGTTGACACAGAAATACGTCAACGCGTCACATCCTGTCACTCGATTACGATAATACATGATTAACCGGGCAGTGCCAAGAATCATCCGATAAGAGCGTTTGGGTAAACAGATAATGCCTAACTATACGGCTTCAATTATAAAACTTTCCTCAAATTCAACAACATTACGCGTTTTTGCCAAGAAA
Proteins encoded:
- the LOC124405092 gene encoding uncharacterized protein LOC124405092 — its product is MTSLLTLILLGQACLIASALGFPRIVSNWNEENSDEIQFQVQPHVPLVIQDSSQPILESTQNEPDFTAIKRDDYKSTPEVVADEVNRNAVKLTTAGKISESESEWSDYQ